In the Engystomops pustulosus chromosome 2, aEngPut4.maternal, whole genome shotgun sequence genome, one interval contains:
- the RPL21 gene encoding large ribosomal subunit protein eL21 yields MTNTRGKRRGTRYMFARPFRKHGVVPLSTYMRIYKKGDIVDIKGMGTIQKGMPHKCYHGKTGRIYNVTQHAVGIIVNKQIRGKILAKRINVRVEHIRHSKSRDSFLKRVKENERKKKEAKENGTWVELKRQPAQPREAHFVRKYGKEPELLEPIPYEFMA; encoded by the exons ATGACGAACACAAGAGGCAAAAGGCGTGGAACCCGTTATATGTTCGCTAGACCCTTCCGTAAACATG GAGTGGTCCCCTTGTCAACATACATGCGCATCTACAAGAAGGGCGATATTGTGGACATCAAG GGTATGGGCACCATACAAAAAGGCATGCCACACAAATGTTACCATGGCAAGACTGGCCGTATCTACAACGTCACACAGCACGCCGTGGGCATCATTGTTAACAAGCAGATCAG GGGTAAGATCCTTGCCAAGAGAATCAATGTCCGTGTGGAGCACATCCGCCACTCCAAGAGCAGAGACAGCTTCCTGAAGCGCGTTAAGGAAAACgagaggaagaagaaggaagCCAAGGAGAACGGCACCTGGGTGGAACTGAAGCGTCAG CCAGCACAACCAAGAGAAGCTCACTTTGTCCGCAAATATGGGAAGGAACCTGAGCTGCTGGAGCCAATTCCCTACGAGTTCATGGCATAA